The following proteins are co-located in the Physeter macrocephalus isolate SW-GA unplaced genomic scaffold, ASM283717v5 random_1249, whole genome shotgun sequence genome:
- the LOC114485360 gene encoding MAP kinase-activated protein kinase 2-like isoform X8 translates to MLSNSGAVPQPAAAAATAPCCPTPAMFPNPPPPPQPPAPAQPHPPVQPPPQPPQQFPQFHVKSSLQIKKNAIIDDYKVTTQVLGLGINGKVLQIFNKRTQEKFALKVLAMRH, encoded by the coding sequence ATGCTGTCCAACTCCGGTGCTGTTCCCcagcccgccgccgccgccgccaccgcacCATGCTGTCCAACGCCGGCGATGTTCCCCaacccgccgccgccgccgcagccccccgccccggcccaaCCTCACCCCCCGGTCCAGCCGCCGCCGCAGCCCCCGCAGCAGTTCCCCCAGTTCCACGTCAAGTCGAGCCTGCAGATCAAGAAGAACGCCATCATCGACGACTACAAGGTCACCACCCAGGTCCTCGGACTGGGCATCAACGGGAAAGTTTTGCAGATCTTCAACAAGAGGACCCAGGAGAAATTCGCCCTAAAA
- the LOC114485360 gene encoding MAP kinase-activated protein kinase 2-like isoform X9 — translation MLSNSGAVPQPAAAAATAPCCPTPAMFPNPPPPPQPPAPAQPHPPVQPPPQPPQQFPQFHVKSSLQIKKNAIIDDYKVTTQVLGLGINGKVLQIFNKRTQEKFALKLYLQ, via the coding sequence ATGCTGTCCAACTCCGGTGCTGTTCCCcagcccgccgccgccgccgccaccgcacCATGCTGTCCAACGCCGGCGATGTTCCCCaacccgccgccgccgccgcagccccccgccccggcccaaCCTCACCCCCCGGTCCAGCCGCCGCCGCAGCCCCCGCAGCAGTTCCCCCAGTTCCACGTCAAGTCGAGCCTGCAGATCAAGAAGAACGCCATCATCGACGACTACAAGGTCACCACCCAGGTCCTCGGACTGGGCATCAACGGGAAAGTTTTGCAGATCTTCAACAAGAGGACCCAGGAGAAATTCGCCCTAAAA
- the LOC114485360 gene encoding MAP kinase-activated protein kinase 2-like isoform X10: MLSNSGAVPQPAAAAATAPCCPTPAMFPNPPPPPQPPAPAQPHPPVQPPPQPPQQFPQFHVKSSLQIKKNAIIDDYKVTTQVLGLGINGKVLQIFNKRTQEKFALKGIW, from the exons ATGCTGTCCAACTCCGGTGCTGTTCCCcagcccgccgccgccgccgccaccgcacCATGCTGTCCAACGCCGGCGATGTTCCCCaacccgccgccgccgccgcagccccccgccccggcccaaCCTCACCCCCCGGTCCAGCCGCCGCCGCAGCCCCCGCAGCAGTTCCCCCAGTTCCACGTCAAGTCGAGCCTGCAGATCAAGAAGAACGCCATCATCGACGACTACAAGGTCACCACCCAGGTCCTCGGACTGGGCATCAACGGGAAAGTTTTGCAGATCTTCAACAAGAGGACCCAGGAGAAATTCGCCCTAAAA ggGATCTGGTAG